A stretch of the Oxyura jamaicensis isolate SHBP4307 breed ruddy duck chromosome 4, BPBGC_Ojam_1.0, whole genome shotgun sequence genome encodes the following:
- the LOC118165864 gene encoding uncharacterized protein LOC118165864: protein MAAAPPSSSSSSSSSHRPAQSPRSRGAGRGRGAEGPAGAVPCRAVPCRAGPCRAMPFYKRSVVARRGRAMPLVELRDVCSLAALTLLRQLADLCGHSLALLGDIEGHVAALGRRTGRLHRRASRLQALLRGRPLRGADPGKPPPGAPARPPPRDPRRGGCRLPAAPASPPSPPLAPGTSDRPLLAALSASWEPRLGIWGGDATVTQADTCSRAEPVLSPYVLDRCPLEEELALVVARWSPPGR, encoded by the exons ATGGCGGCCgcccctccctcctcttcctcctcctcctcctcctcccaccgGCCGGCCCAGAGCCCTCGCAgccgcggggccggccgggggaGAGGGGCTGAAGGGCCGGCGGGCGCagtgccgtgccgagccg TGCCGTGCCGTGCCGGtccgtgccgtgccatgccgttCTACAAGCGGAGCGTGGTggctcggcggggccgggcgaTGCCGCTGGTCGAGCTGCGGGACGTCTGCAGCCTGGCGGCGCTCACCCTGCTCCGGCAGCTCGCCGACCTGTGCGGCCACTCGCTCGCCTTGCTCGGGGACATCGAGGGCCACGTCGCGGCTCTGGGCCGCCGCACCGGGCGGCTGCACCGCCGGGCCTCCCGCCTGCAGGCGCTGCTGCGGGGCCGCCCGCTGCGCGGGGCAGACCCAGGTAAGCCCCCTCCCGGGGCCCccgcgcgcccccccccccgggacccccgtCGCGGGGGCTGCCGCCTTCCAGCCGCTCCGGCCAGCCCCCCCTCGCCTCCCTTAGCTCCGGGGACAAGCGACCGTCCCCTCCTCGCTGCGCTCTCGGCCTCCTGGGAGCCGCGGCTGG GGATATGGGGAGGAGACGCCACCGTCACCCAAGCTGATACCTGCAGTAGGGCAGAGCCAGTGTTGTCACCGTACGTGCTGGACCGCTGTCCCctggaggaggagctggccCTGGTGGTGGCCAGATGGTCCCCTCCTGGTCGGTAG